A single region of the Enterobacter cloacae complex sp. R_G8 genome encodes:
- a CDS encoding ankyrin repeat domain-containing protein, giving the protein MNKLFVSFFVILFSLLIQGCKQDMDLNPQDYFSGQQLVLAEDIQHGDIDGVEKLAPQTDLNKPGKQDMTLLFWALGNSINDNKTPSRLKIVTLLVKSGADPLQPRPQGKSSPAEFVLNADSADWINALLDGGLSPDAKDKTFHEPIIFETIKAKNTDTLEALLDRGANINITDSLNSTLLFEALNYHAYDHVMLLLKRGADTEIRAKNGWTMGNQLQRYLERAKEGSDEYKKLNEIKELLIQHGGKWPPAPVKQ; this is encoded by the coding sequence GTGAATAAGCTTTTTGTATCCTTTTTCGTGATTCTATTTTCATTGCTGATTCAGGGGTGTAAACAAGATATGGATCTAAATCCACAAGATTATTTCAGCGGTCAGCAACTGGTTCTGGCTGAAGATATTCAGCATGGCGATATTGACGGTGTTGAAAAACTTGCGCCGCAAACTGATCTTAACAAACCAGGTAAGCAAGACATGACGCTTCTGTTTTGGGCGCTTGGAAACAGTATCAATGACAATAAAACTCCTTCTCGATTAAAAATCGTCACTTTATTGGTTAAGTCTGGGGCTGATCCCCTGCAACCGAGGCCGCAGGGTAAAAGCAGTCCCGCTGAGTTTGTATTGAATGCGGACAGTGCAGACTGGATCAATGCTTTACTCGACGGGGGATTATCGCCTGACGCTAAAGATAAAACGTTTCATGAGCCTATAATTTTTGAAACCATCAAAGCAAAAAATACGGACACGCTTGAGGCTCTGCTGGATCGAGGGGCAAACATTAATATCACTGATTCACTAAACAGTACATTATTGTTTGAAGCCTTAAACTATCATGCTTACGATCACGTAATGCTACTGCTGAAACGGGGTGCTGATACAGAAATTAGAGCCAAAAATGGCTGGACGATGGGTAACCAACTCCAACGCTATCTTGAAAGAGCTAAAGAAGGTAGTGATGAGTATAAAAAACTTAACGAAATAAAAGAACTCCTTATTCAACATGGCGGTAAATGGCCACCTGCGCCAGTAAAACAATGA
- a CDS encoding ankyrin repeat domain-containing protein: MKIRLIASLTVVFIFLIQGCRQNSDLNPEDYFSGQQLILARAIESGNMDEVKKFLPKTDLNKPGQHDMTLLFWALTNTLYDKKTQPRLHIMTELIKAGADPLQPRPNGKSSPAEFVLMADSGDWIKAMLDGGLSPNAKDYVFNKPIIFQTLEAKNTETLKAMLDWGSNIDITDSLGETLLINAFDFHSYDHVFLLLERGADPDIRADNGWALGNQLQRFLERAKKDSDEYKNLIAIKESLIRHGGKWPPEPVKRGIE, translated from the coding sequence GTGAAAATACGGTTAATTGCTAGCCTCACAGTGGTTTTCATTTTTCTGATACAGGGATGTAGACAAAATTCGGATTTGAATCCCGAAGATTACTTTAGCGGCCAGCAGCTTATTCTGGCGCGGGCGATTGAAAGCGGCAATATGGATGAAGTCAAAAAATTTCTTCCGAAAACCGATCTCAATAAACCCGGTCAACATGATATGACGCTACTTTTTTGGGCGTTGACGAATACACTTTATGATAAGAAAACGCAACCGCGCTTACATATCATGACCGAACTAATAAAGGCCGGTGCCGACCCGCTTCAGCCAAGACCCAATGGAAAAAGTAGCCCGGCAGAGTTTGTACTTATGGCCGACAGTGGAGACTGGATAAAGGCGATGCTGGATGGGGGATTATCTCCGAATGCGAAAGATTACGTTTTTAATAAACCAATTATTTTTCAAACTCTGGAAGCGAAAAACACCGAGACACTAAAAGCAATGCTTGACTGGGGCAGCAATATCGACATAACGGATTCCCTGGGTGAGACTCTGCTGATAAATGCTTTCGATTTTCATTCCTACGATCATGTTTTCCTTTTACTTGAGCGTGGGGCTGATCCTGACATTCGTGCTGATAACGGGTGGGCCTTAGGAAATCAGTTGCAGCGTTTTCTTGAAAGAGCGAAAAAAGACAGTGACGAGTATAAAAACCTTATCGCTATTAAAGAATCACTTATCCGACATGGTGGTAAGTGGCCACCCGAGCCGGTCAAAAGAGGGATTGAGTGA
- a CDS encoding immunity protein Tsi6 family protein, whose translation MNINAKNKILYFWGIMDVIGIVFYFVGPYHLLQSWWDSTGGNFGVIIFMLIAGGVNGLLTGLFYLVYLLWPVSLLFSAWFFFTTHRYAVRFALAQEVLRLLTMSCSVTLFPMIIVGLGMSVISLNITLFILSEIVKIGSLIFVMKKWDAGDGVNKFLPLTERDYIERALRLAQKRYAEINGKYPREPILHMYDEIVQQLRILKKIVIKNKADKSVLKRMTFGIYAVREFENSDELFFERLTEAWYIADQRLRGVKVKLPHEVDPDYVQKQCVLAEKYPDEF comes from the coding sequence GTGAACATAAACGCAAAAAATAAAATACTCTATTTCTGGGGCATTATGGATGTCATCGGCATTGTGTTTTATTTTGTCGGCCCATACCACTTGCTTCAGTCATGGTGGGATTCTACCGGTGGGAATTTTGGTGTTATCATCTTCATGCTGATAGCAGGAGGGGTAAACGGTTTATTGACGGGTCTTTTTTACCTCGTATACCTTCTGTGGCCGGTTTCATTACTCTTTTCTGCCTGGTTTTTTTTCACAACTCACCGATATGCCGTCCGGTTTGCTCTGGCGCAGGAAGTGCTACGCCTGCTCACCATGAGTTGTTCGGTGACCTTGTTCCCGATGATTATTGTCGGTCTCGGAATGAGTGTTATATCTCTTAATATCACGCTGTTCATTTTGTCCGAAATAGTAAAAATTGGCTCGCTCATATTTGTCATGAAAAAATGGGATGCGGGTGATGGGGTAAACAAATTTTTACCGTTAACTGAACGGGACTATATCGAAAGGGCCCTCAGACTGGCGCAAAAAAGATATGCGGAAATTAATGGCAAGTACCCCAGGGAGCCAATTTTACATATGTATGATGAGATCGTGCAGCAGTTACGCATTCTGAAAAAGATTGTGATCAAAAACAAAGCTGACAAATCCGTATTAAAGAGAATGACTTTTGGCATTTATGCGGTCAGAGAGTTTGAAAACTCAGATGAGCTCTTTTTCGAGAGACTGACGGAAGCATGGTATATCGCAGATCAACGTCTCCGTGGCGTTAAAGTGAAATTACCGCATGAAGTGGATCCTGACTATGTTCAGAAACAATGCGTACTGGCGGAAAAATACCCTGACGAGTTTTGA
- a CDS encoding immunity protein Tsi6 family protein — MNKQSYTAMDYIENALGVIQERKSIHPSFSLYNMAEKQVAYVRDILTGKNKDKSKLHTLNLGAMAAKEFETTDEELARHLSNVNYIASQMAQGLKVILPHEQDNEYLKRQKRYRN; from the coding sequence ATGAATAAACAAAGTTATACAGCGATGGATTATATTGAAAATGCCCTCGGCGTTATTCAGGAGCGAAAGTCAATTCATCCTTCTTTTTCTTTGTATAACATGGCTGAAAAACAAGTGGCGTATGTCAGGGATATCCTGACAGGAAAGAATAAAGATAAAAGTAAACTCCATACGTTAAATCTTGGCGCTATGGCTGCAAAAGAGTTTGAAACTACCGATGAAGAGCTTGCCCGGCATCTGTCAAATGTAAACTACATCGCTTCGCAGATGGCGCAAGGGTTAAAAGTTATTCTTCCTCATGAGCAGGATAATGAATATCTAAAAAGGCAAAAGCGGTATCGAAATTAA
- a CDS encoding type VI secretion system Vgr family protein: MLNRITVQLPVEGLLFWKLSGREAMSESFALTLTLLGTDARIDRSKLLGQPVTVTIPTQNLLTPRYINGKVTRVAVSAVELTGTRYAVYQLTVEPDLWPMKRDRNLRIFQGQTVPQIVKTLLGEHQVNVEDKLTGSYRVWDYCVQYQESSLDFISRLMELEGIAYYFSHEADKHTLVLTDAATQHQPFSGYEVIPYHQTPSGGSTDEEGISQWALEDSVTPGIYSLDDYDFRKPNAWLFQAQQNPASPKPGSIDVYDWPGRFVETGHAEFYARIRQERWQVEHQQIQATATAAGIAPGHTFTLTNAPFFSDNGDYLVTAAGYHLEENRYASGEGETIHRIDFTVIPASVSFRPAQSTAWPRTYGPQTAKVVGPQGESIWTDKYGRVKVKFHWDRLAKGDDTSSCWVRVSSAWAGQGYGGVQIPRVGDEVVVDFINGDPDRPIITGRVYNDASMPPWALPAAATQMGFMSRTKDGSVDNANALRFEDKAGAEQVWLQAERNLDINVKNDESHATEKNRTQYVGEDETLRVAKNQKAGVKGDVVCLTGNSRSDKVVNNFIISAGNTLRLECGESAIELSKDGSVNIIGNNFNFTAKQSAQINTLSGELHLNPADGSNAIDAPGASHQTAIQQEVDGFFVINANK; the protein is encoded by the coding sequence ATGCTCAACCGAATTACCGTCCAGCTCCCCGTCGAGGGGCTGCTCTTCTGGAAACTCTCCGGCCGCGAGGCGATGTCCGAGTCGTTCGCCCTGACGCTGACCCTGCTCGGCACGGATGCGCGTATCGACCGCAGCAAACTGCTGGGCCAGCCGGTCACGGTGACCATCCCGACCCAGAACCTGCTTACCCCGCGCTACATCAACGGTAAAGTCACGCGTGTGGCGGTGAGCGCCGTTGAGCTGACGGGAACGCGCTATGCGGTGTATCAGCTGACGGTGGAGCCGGACCTGTGGCCGATGAAGCGCGACCGTAACCTGCGTATCTTCCAGGGGCAGACGGTGCCGCAGATTGTGAAAACCCTGCTGGGCGAGCATCAGGTCAACGTGGAAGATAAGCTCACCGGCAGCTACCGGGTGTGGGACTACTGCGTCCAGTATCAGGAGTCGAGTCTCGACTTTATCAGCCGCCTGATGGAGCTGGAGGGAATAGCGTATTACTTCAGCCACGAGGCCGACAAACACACCCTGGTGCTCACCGACGCCGCCACGCAGCATCAGCCGTTCAGCGGTTACGAGGTCATCCCCTATCACCAGACGCCGTCCGGCGGTAGCACGGACGAAGAGGGCATCAGCCAGTGGGCGCTGGAGGACAGCGTCACGCCGGGCATTTACAGCCTCGACGACTACGACTTCCGCAAGCCGAACGCGTGGCTGTTCCAGGCGCAGCAGAACCCGGCGTCGCCGAAGCCGGGCAGCATTGACGTGTACGACTGGCCTGGGCGCTTTGTGGAGACCGGGCATGCGGAGTTCTACGCCCGCATTCGCCAGGAGCGCTGGCAGGTGGAGCATCAGCAGATTCAGGCCACGGCCACGGCGGCGGGTATTGCGCCGGGCCACACCTTCACCCTGACCAACGCACCGTTCTTCAGCGATAACGGTGACTATCTGGTGACGGCGGCCGGGTATCATCTGGAAGAGAACCGCTATGCCAGCGGCGAAGGGGAGACCATTCACCGTATCGATTTCACGGTTATCCCGGCGTCGGTGTCGTTCCGTCCGGCGCAGTCCACGGCGTGGCCGCGCACCTACGGCCCGCAGACGGCGAAGGTTGTCGGGCCGCAGGGAGAAAGCATCTGGACGGACAAATACGGCCGCGTGAAGGTGAAATTCCACTGGGACCGTCTGGCAAAAGGGGACGACACCAGCTCCTGCTGGGTGCGTGTGTCGAGCGCCTGGGCGGGCCAGGGTTACGGCGGGGTGCAGATCCCGCGCGTGGGCGATGAGGTGGTGGTGGACTTTATCAACGGTGACCCGGACCGTCCGATTATCACCGGGCGCGTGTACAACGATGCCAGCATGCCACCGTGGGCGCTGCCGGCGGCGGCGACGCAGATGGGCTTTATGAGCCGCACGAAAGATGGCTCCGTGGATAATGCCAACGCCCTGCGGTTTGAGGACAAGGCGGGTGCGGAACAGGTGTGGCTCCAGGCCGAGCGCAATCTCGATATCAACGTCAAAAATGATGAATCGCATGCCACGGAAAAAAATCGAACCCAATATGTGGGAGAGGATGAAACCTTACGGGTGGCAAAAAATCAGAAGGCAGGGGTTAAAGGGGATGTGGTCTGCCTGACGGGCAACAGCCGCAGCGATAAAGTTGTTAATAACTTTATTATTTCAGCGGGCAATACGTTGAGGCTGGAGTGTGGTGAAAGCGCCATTGAATTATCAAAAGACGGGAGCGTGAATATCATTGGCAATAACTTTAACTTTACCGCAAAACAGAGTGCACAAATAAACACGCTTTCCGGGGAACTGCATCTTAACCCTGCTGATGGCAGCAATGCCATCGATGCGCCAGGGGCATCCCACCAGACGGCAATCCAGCAGGAAGTGGATGGTTTTTTTGTTATTAATGCCAACAAATAA
- a CDS encoding DcrB-related protein yields MAEYILQEATLALPDVYKDRTMNLFTLSENGASEFTFVVSRASVKKDESVHDVATRLVRELEITVPDFNLTSSHMTTVDNHAAAELFYHFKNDGTTVFQKQTIILMDEHPAGRKMVCYIGTCPGEFSDYYHDQYQAIIRSIKFHKPAPTETRDMLEANTEGPFFALDSESKILSVFKNIQELYGHLSLQRAKEGHYLLFDKQGAPLSIAPVPGSQPLRYALWTLSAEKSHHLVSQLSVCRQVSGSDDLNSTDQIRKYLMAQRAK; encoded by the coding sequence ATGGCTGAATATATTCTCCAGGAAGCTACCCTGGCGTTACCAGATGTATATAAAGACAGAACCATGAATTTATTTACCCTGAGCGAAAATGGTGCCAGTGAGTTTACCTTCGTTGTTTCTCGTGCCAGTGTAAAAAAAGATGAGAGTGTGCATGATGTGGCAACTCGTCTGGTGCGTGAGTTAGAAATTACCGTACCAGATTTTAACCTGACGTCCTCGCATATGACCACTGTTGATAATCACGCGGCTGCGGAGCTTTTTTATCATTTTAAAAATGATGGTACGACCGTTTTTCAGAAGCAGACCATTATTTTAATGGACGAGCATCCCGCTGGGCGAAAAATGGTGTGTTACATCGGTACCTGTCCTGGTGAGTTTAGCGATTATTATCACGATCAATATCAAGCAATTATCCGCAGTATCAAGTTCCATAAGCCAGCTCCGACCGAAACCAGAGATATGCTTGAGGCCAACACAGAGGGGCCATTTTTTGCACTCGATAGCGAGAGTAAGATACTCAGCGTGTTTAAAAACATTCAGGAGCTTTACGGGCATCTTTCGCTTCAGCGGGCGAAAGAGGGACACTATTTACTTTTTGATAAGCAGGGGGCACCTTTAAGTATTGCGCCTGTCCCGGGCAGTCAGCCTCTTCGTTACGCGCTGTGGACCCTTTCTGCAGAAAAATCCCACCACTTAGTTTCACAGCTTTCTGTTTGCCGCCAGGTCTCAGGTTCTGACGACCTTAACTCAACAGATCAGATCCGCAAGTATCTGATGGCGCAGAGAGCCAAATAG
- a CDS encoding PAAR domain-containing protein, whose translation MSECLAARVDDEIAHTASKGWMIAGLVGGAILGAAAVVVTGGTALVAVSAVAAGACAAGGLGEVLGSMSWAPRHTTGTLKEGSPNVFINSRKAIRAHLSAGECDEHSGSLQRVAEGSIKVYINNFPASRTGDKLTCSAEISQGSRNVIIGGGKVQTDEISPEIPEWVNWTMLAVGAGAVAVLASPAIALLSTLGAMGGGTIGSYAGGMLFGEGSDGQKWGMLIGSVIGGGAGMKGGARFDAWRAGKIPAVKPVEANPLGATVLNKPKMSLSEAVGKDLANTWVTRGRQLAEQGDKRLSSLLTDDEVGALYGYTTNEGYPMVNNALRGQTELTPEIQAFADHATNALDKLPSYEGITYRGATLPENVLMENQVGRVVSDPAFMSTDQKVPFSGDTTIKINGKTGKPIDFLSEYKGTETEVLFKPGTKFEVIERVDSGGKTELTYKEL comes from the coding sequence ATGTCCGAATGTCTGGCCGCACGTGTAGATGACGAGATTGCTCATACAGCCTCAAAAGGATGGATGATCGCTGGGCTTGTAGGTGGGGCAATTCTGGGAGCAGCTGCCGTTGTTGTTACCGGTGGGACCGCTCTGGTAGCCGTTTCTGCTGTCGCCGCAGGGGCGTGTGCTGCCGGTGGTTTGGGTGAGGTCCTGGGAAGTATGTCATGGGCACCGCGTCACACTACGGGTACGTTGAAAGAAGGTTCGCCCAATGTTTTTATCAACAGCCGAAAGGCTATCCGCGCTCATCTATCGGCCGGAGAGTGTGACGAACACAGCGGCAGCCTGCAACGGGTTGCCGAAGGTTCGATAAAGGTTTACATCAACAACTTTCCTGCTTCTCGCACTGGCGATAAGCTGACATGCAGCGCTGAGATTAGCCAGGGTTCGCGTAATGTTATCATTGGTGGAGGCAAGGTCCAGACCGATGAAATAAGTCCTGAAATTCCTGAATGGGTAAACTGGACGATGCTCGCCGTTGGTGCCGGAGCGGTGGCGGTGCTGGCCAGTCCGGCAATTGCACTTCTGAGCACTCTCGGTGCAATGGGCGGTGGAACTATTGGTAGTTACGCGGGTGGGATGCTTTTTGGCGAAGGTAGCGACGGTCAGAAATGGGGGATGCTAATCGGCTCCGTTATCGGCGGCGGGGCTGGCATGAAGGGCGGGGCACGGTTTGATGCGTGGCGTGCTGGTAAAATACCGGCAGTTAAACCTGTTGAAGCAAATCCATTAGGCGCTACAGTTTTAAATAAACCGAAAATGAGTTTATCCGAGGCTGTAGGTAAAGACCTTGCAAATACTTGGGTAACAAGGGGAAGACAACTTGCTGAACAAGGGGATAAACGACTCTCCTCCCTGCTAACCGATGATGAAGTAGGGGCTCTTTACGGTTATACTACGAATGAAGGCTATCCGATGGTTAACAATGCGCTAAGAGGCCAGACTGAACTGACACCAGAAATTCAGGCTTTTGCGGATCATGCCACCAACGCTCTTGATAAGCTTCCTTCCTATGAGGGGATAACATACCGAGGGGCAACGTTACCTGAAAACGTACTAATGGAAAACCAGGTTGGTCGTGTTGTTTCTGATCCCGCATTTATGAGTACCGATCAGAAAGTTCCTTTTTCCGGCGATACCACAATCAAGATTAATGGTAAAACGGGCAAGCCTATTGATTTTCTCTCCGAATATAAAGGAACTGAAACGGAAGTACTTTTTAAACCTGGCACCAAATTTGAAGTTATTGAGCGCGTTGATTCTGGTGGTAAAACCGAGCTCACGTATAAGGAATTATAA
- the tri1 gene encoding ADP-ribosylarginine hydrolase Tri1, with translation MIDLHSDLNTLLKYVDKYRQYLPVSSASVQRRMQYTYDDKPLESSSNSDAQKQWDVTPSCNISLAESRDRAVGALIGLAVGDAVGTTLEFLPRDRAHVKDMIGGGPFRLRAGEWTDDTSMALCLAETLLEKGDADTICFRNKLLEWYQHGYNSSNGICFDIGNTTRFALEQYLTVGPGWSGNTAPETAGNASIIRQAPVSIFFRKSLSKAFYEAKKQSIATHGAAEAINSTQYLSYLLVHMINGSNKNFVFSPHVMPLQPRVMIINAGEYKQKKRDQIRSSGYVIDTLEAAMWSVWNTNNFRDAILLAANLADDADSVAATAGQIAGALYGYSGIPLEWKNKLVQHDRIFQMAGELFDRAPEDTFL, from the coding sequence ATGATCGATCTGCACTCTGATTTAAATACGTTATTAAAGTACGTGGATAAATATCGACAATACTTACCCGTTAGCAGTGCTTCAGTACAGCGGAGGATGCAGTATACATATGATGATAAACCCCTAGAATCATCCTCAAATAGTGATGCTCAAAAACAATGGGATGTAACACCATCATGTAACATCTCACTAGCGGAATCACGGGATCGTGCTGTCGGTGCGCTTATTGGTCTTGCGGTTGGAGATGCTGTAGGTACCACACTTGAATTTCTACCACGTGACAGAGCACACGTTAAGGATATGATAGGTGGTGGGCCATTTAGACTCCGCGCAGGCGAATGGACGGATGATACATCCATGGCATTATGTCTTGCGGAAACTCTACTTGAGAAAGGTGATGCTGATACTATATGCTTCAGGAATAAGCTTCTGGAATGGTATCAGCATGGTTATAACAGTTCAAATGGCATCTGTTTTGATATAGGTAATACAACTCGATTTGCTTTAGAGCAATATTTAACTGTTGGTCCTGGGTGGAGCGGTAATACTGCGCCAGAAACTGCAGGTAATGCTTCCATTATCAGACAAGCACCTGTCTCTATTTTTTTTAGAAAATCATTAAGCAAAGCGTTTTATGAAGCTAAAAAACAAAGTATCGCAACACACGGTGCCGCGGAAGCAATAAATAGCACACAGTATTTAAGTTATTTACTTGTGCATATGATTAACGGTAGCAACAAAAATTTTGTTTTTTCTCCGCACGTTATGCCGCTTCAACCACGTGTAATGATTATCAACGCGGGTGAGTATAAGCAAAAAAAACGCGATCAGATTCGTTCAAGTGGTTATGTAATCGATACGCTTGAGGCCGCGATGTGGTCCGTATGGAATACTAATAATTTCCGGGATGCGATTCTGCTGGCTGCCAATCTTGCCGATGACGCTGACAGCGTTGCGGCGACGGCGGGACAAATAGCAGGTGCGTTGTATGGTTATTCCGGTATTCCGCTGGAGTGGAAAAACAAGCTGGTCCAGCACGATAGAATTTTCCAAATGGCAGGTGAATTGTTCGATAGGGCACCCGAGGATACTTTTTTATAA
- the ychF gene encoding redox-regulated ATPase YchF: MGFKCGIVGLPNVGKSTLFNALTKAGIEAANFPFCTIEPNTGIVPMPDPRLDQLAEIVKPQRILPTTMEFVDIAGLVKGASKGEGLGNQFLTNIRETEAIGHVVRCFENDNIIHVAGKVNPAEDIDVINTELALSDLDTCERAIHRISKKAKGGDKDAKAELAVLEKCLPQLENAGMLRSLDLSKDEKELIRYLSFLTLKPTMYIANVNEDGFENNPYLDQVRAIAEKEGSVVVPVCAAVEADIAELDDEERDEFMAELGLEEPGLNRVIRAGYALLNLQTYFTAGVKEVRAWTIPVGATAPQAAGKIHTDFEKGFIRAQTIAFEDFITYKGEQGAKEAGKMRAEGKDYIVKDGDVMNFLFNV, from the coding sequence ATGGGATTCAAATGCGGTATCGTCGGTCTGCCAAACGTGGGCAAATCCACCCTGTTTAACGCGCTTACCAAAGCGGGTATCGAAGCGGCGAACTTCCCGTTCTGTACCATCGAACCTAACACCGGCATTGTGCCAATGCCCGACCCGCGTCTGGACCAGCTCGCGGAAATCGTGAAGCCGCAGCGCATTCTGCCAACCACCATGGAGTTCGTGGACATCGCGGGCCTGGTGAAAGGTGCATCCAAAGGTGAAGGTCTGGGTAACCAGTTCCTGACCAACATCCGTGAAACCGAAGCGATCGGTCACGTGGTGCGTTGCTTCGAGAACGACAACATTATCCACGTAGCGGGCAAAGTAAACCCGGCGGAAGATATTGATGTAATCAATACCGAGCTGGCGCTGTCGGATCTGGATACCTGCGAACGTGCGATCCACCGTATCTCCAAGAAAGCCAAAGGTGGCGATAAAGACGCCAAAGCCGAATTAGCGGTGCTGGAAAAATGTCTGCCACAGCTGGAAAACGCAGGCATGCTGCGCTCACTGGACCTGAGCAAAGACGAGAAAGAGCTTATCCGCTACCTGAGCTTCCTGACGCTGAAGCCAACCATGTACATTGCCAACGTGAACGAAGACGGTTTTGAAAATAACCCGTACCTCGATCAGGTTCGTGCTATCGCCGAGAAAGAAGGTTCTGTCGTTGTTCCGGTTTGTGCCGCTGTAGAAGCCGATATCGCCGAGCTGGATGACGAAGAGCGTGACGAGTTCATGGCCGAGCTGGGTCTGGAAGAGCCGGGTCTGAACCGCGTTATCCGTGCAGGTTATGCCCTGCTCAACCTGCAGACCTACTTCACCGCTGGCGTGAAAGAAGTGCGTGCATGGACTATCCCTGTTGGCGCAACGGCTCCACAGGCTGCGGGCAAGATCCACACCGATTTCGAGAAAGGCTTCATCCGTGCGCAGACTATCGCGTTCGAAGACTTCATTACCTACAAGGGTGAGCAAGGCGCGAAAGAAGCTGGCAAGATGCGTGCTGAAGGGAAAGACTACATCGTTAAAGATGGCGATGTGATGAACTTCCTGTTTAACGTCTGA
- the pth gene encoding aminoacyl-tRNA hydrolase: MTIKLIVGLANPGAEYAATRHNAGAWYVDLLAERLRAPLREEPKFYGYTSRINLAGADVRLLVPTTFMNLSGKAVAAMATFYRINPDEILVAHDELDLPPGVAKFKLGGGHGGHNGLKDIISKLGNNPNFHRLRVGIGHPGDKNKVVGFVLGKPPVSEQKLIDEAVDEAARCTEIWLKDGLTKATNRLHAFKAQ, encoded by the coding sequence GTGACGATTAAACTGATTGTCGGCCTCGCCAACCCAGGCGCAGAGTACGCTGCAACCCGCCACAATGCCGGGGCCTGGTACGTTGATCTGCTGGCCGAACGGTTACGTGCTCCCCTGCGTGAAGAACCAAAATTCTACGGGTATACCTCACGTATCAATCTCGCCGGTGCGGATGTGCGCCTGCTGGTGCCTACCACCTTTATGAACCTGAGCGGCAAGGCCGTGGCGGCAATGGCAACGTTTTATCGCATCAATCCGGATGAGATTCTGGTTGCTCACGATGAGCTGGACCTGCCGCCAGGCGTGGCAAAGTTTAAACTGGGCGGCGGCCATGGCGGACACAACGGTTTGAAAGATATCATCAGTAAGCTGGGTAATAACCCGAATTTTCACCGTTTGCGCGTAGGAATCGGCCATCCGGGCGATAAAAACAAAGTTGTTGGTTTTGTGCTGGGTAAGCCCCCGGTTTCTGAGCAGAAACTGATTGATGAGGCGGTAGACGAAGCGGCGCGCTGCACTGAAATCTGGCTCAAAGATGGGTTAACCAAAGCGACAAACCGCTTACATGCTTTCAAAGCGCAATAA
- the ychH gene encoding stress-induced protein YchH: MKRKNASLLGNVLMGLGLFVMVAGVGYSILNQLPQLDLPQYFAHGAVLSIFLGAVLWLAGARVSGHEEVCDKYWWVRHYDKRCRRDQHKHS, from the coding sequence ATGAAACGCAAAAACGCTTCGTTACTCGGTAACGTGCTGATGGGGTTGGGGCTGTTCGTGATGGTAGCCGGTGTGGGTTATTCAATTTTAAACCAATTGCCGCAGCTTGATCTCCCACAATACTTTGCGCATGGTGCGGTATTGAGCATCTTCCTGGGGGCGGTACTGTGGCTCGCCGGGGCGCGTGTGAGCGGTCATGAGGAAGTGTGTGATAAATACTGGTGGGTGCGCCATTACGACAAACGCTGCCGCCGCGACCAGCATAAGCACAGCTAG